A genomic region of Alligator mississippiensis isolate rAllMis1 chromosome 4, rAllMis1, whole genome shotgun sequence contains the following coding sequences:
- the ZPBP2 gene encoding zona pellucida-binding protein 2 isoform X2, whose protein sequence is MVEAANNEEPYSVELIKKNDIYGSIEHKVDVYVKVYTNSPFLVCMDLALSQKELVDPKYLWIGPNGKNLEGQSYATVTKTGKLMVRGFQESMSGSYTCTLSYDIIKTDTQEEKEKYKAYKFMVYAYREPDYTYQISVRFTTKECSLAANGQFFEGLKIHLDDLISHLTCHIIEPSYKCHVVKPPKHGLLHELFFTFKVNPFAPGWEAVCHQISYDCEDETNRRIQKARDLIEEFFHEQPLVLKHEFQNIPAIHYIDHSFEVTRIDSCRPGFGKNDVTHSDCASCCVVCDPGTYSPNNEITCRICKNIRIKYYGAKSC, encoded by the exons ATGG TGGAAGCTGCAAATAACGAAGAACCATATTCTGTTGAGTTAATAAAAAAGAATGACATTTATGGCAGCATCGAACATAAAG TTGATGTTTACGTAAAAGTGTATACAAATAGTCCATTTCTAGTATGCATGGATTTAGCACTTTCTCAAAAAGAACTTGTAGATCCCAAGTACTTGTGGATTGGTCCAAATGGAAAGAATCTAGAAG GACAAAGTTATGCGACTGTCACTAAAACAGGAAAGCTGATGGTGAGAGGTTTTCAGGAGTCTATGTCTGGATCGTACACTTGCACTCTTTCTTACGATATCATCAAAACTGACAcgcaagaagagaaagaaaaatataaggcATATAAATTTATGGTATATG CATACCGGGAACCTGACTACACATACCAGATATCTGTTCGGTTTACTACGAAAGAATGCAGCCTAGCAGCCAATGGTCAATTTTTTGAAGGACTGAAGATACATTTGGATGACTTAATCTCCCATTTGACATGCCATATCATAGAACCATCATACAAATGCCATGTTGTCAAGCCACCGAAACATGGCCTCCTGCATGAgctattttttacttttaaag TAAATCCTTTTGCCCCAGGATGGGAAGCAGTTTGCCATCAGATTTCTTATGATTGTGAAGATGAAACCAACAGGAGAATTCAAAAG GCAAGAGATCTCATTGAAGAATTTTTCCATGAACAACCTCTTGTTCTGAAGCATGAGTTTCAGAATATACCTGCAATACATTATATAGACCACAGTTTTGAAGTTACTCGCATTGACAGCTGTCGACCAGGTTTTGGAAAAAATGATGTAACCCACAGTGATTGTGCTAGTTGTTGTG
- the ZPBP2 gene encoding zona pellucida-binding protein 2 isoform X1 yields the protein MWGGCWGLLAGAPLVSVGALLHALVALTQVEAANNEEPYSVELIKKNDIYGSIEHKVDVYVKVYTNSPFLVCMDLALSQKELVDPKYLWIGPNGKNLEGQSYATVTKTGKLMVRGFQESMSGSYTCTLSYDIIKTDTQEEKEKYKAYKFMVYAYREPDYTYQISVRFTTKECSLAANGQFFEGLKIHLDDLISHLTCHIIEPSYKCHVVKPPKHGLLHELFFTFKVNPFAPGWEAVCHQISYDCEDETNRRIQKARDLIEEFFHEQPLVLKHEFQNIPAIHYIDHSFEVTRIDSCRPGFGKNDVTHSDCASCCVVCDPGTYSPNNEITCRICKNIRIKYYGAKSC from the exons atgtggggaggctgctgggggctgctggCTGGCGCCCCGCTCGTCTCCGTGGGCGCTTTGTTGCATGCCTTGGTCGCTTTGACCCAAG TGGAAGCTGCAAATAACGAAGAACCATATTCTGTTGAGTTAATAAAAAAGAATGACATTTATGGCAGCATCGAACATAAAG TTGATGTTTACGTAAAAGTGTATACAAATAGTCCATTTCTAGTATGCATGGATTTAGCACTTTCTCAAAAAGAACTTGTAGATCCCAAGTACTTGTGGATTGGTCCAAATGGAAAGAATCTAGAAG GACAAAGTTATGCGACTGTCACTAAAACAGGAAAGCTGATGGTGAGAGGTTTTCAGGAGTCTATGTCTGGATCGTACACTTGCACTCTTTCTTACGATATCATCAAAACTGACAcgcaagaagagaaagaaaaatataaggcATATAAATTTATGGTATATG CATACCGGGAACCTGACTACACATACCAGATATCTGTTCGGTTTACTACGAAAGAATGCAGCCTAGCAGCCAATGGTCAATTTTTTGAAGGACTGAAGATACATTTGGATGACTTAATCTCCCATTTGACATGCCATATCATAGAACCATCATACAAATGCCATGTTGTCAAGCCACCGAAACATGGCCTCCTGCATGAgctattttttacttttaaag TAAATCCTTTTGCCCCAGGATGGGAAGCAGTTTGCCATCAGATTTCTTATGATTGTGAAGATGAAACCAACAGGAGAATTCAAAAG GCAAGAGATCTCATTGAAGAATTTTTCCATGAACAACCTCTTGTTCTGAAGCATGAGTTTCAGAATATACCTGCAATACATTATATAGACCACAGTTTTGAAGTTACTCGCATTGACAGCTGTCGACCAGGTTTTGGAAAAAATGATGTAACCCACAGTGATTGTGCTAGTTGTTGTG